The following coding sequences are from one Triticum aestivum cultivar Chinese Spring chromosome 5A, IWGSC CS RefSeq v2.1, whole genome shotgun sequence window:
- the LOC123107007 gene encoding transcription factor bHLH150 — MEVARRRRSLCSSRRRRSAAVGRKVRELRRLVPGAAVMPTDRLLVRTADYIAQLRARVELLRALSELCEGHGRGDSPS, encoded by the coding sequence ATGGAGgtcgccaggaggaggaggtcgctgtgCTCGAGCCGTCgccggaggtcggcggcggtggggcggaAGGTGCGGGAGCTGCGGCGGCTGGTGCCCGGGGCGGCGGTCATGCCCACCGACCGGCTGCTCGTCCGCACGGCCGACTACATCGCGCAGCTCCGGGCCAGGGTGGAGCTCCTCAGGGCGCTCTCGGAGCTCTGCGAAGGCCATGGCCGTGGCGATTCCCCTAGCTAG